Genomic window (Kosakonia sp. BYX6):
CGATGACGCGCTGATTGTGCTGGCGCCGCGCCTGCTATTTGGCGCGCTGGAGGGCAGCCTCAATGGCGCAGTAATTCCGTTACCTGCGCGGCTGGCGCACCGTCATTATCGAGACATACTCAGCGGGGAGGATATTTTACTTAACGATCGGGTGAACCTGCGAACCATCGGCGGTTTTACCTTTGCGGTACTGGTAAGCGCATGAAGATGAAGGACGATGCGCTTGATTGCGGTTATAGCGAGTGACACGCTATTTGAGGCAGAGAGGGAAAGATGTCTAACGATAAACCTTTTCACATCACGGCGGGGCACGGCCAACAACTCGGTGCGAATTTCGACGGCGAGGGCGTTAACTTTGCGCTTTTCTCCGCCCACGCGGAGCGCGTGGAACTCTGTCTTTATGATCCCAGCGGCCAACAGGAAATCGCCCGCCTTGAACTTCCCGAAAACACGCATGAAATCTGGCACGGCTATGTACCGGGTCTGCAACCTGGCGCGTTGTATGGTTACCGCGTTCACGGGCCTTTCGACCCGGAAAACGGCCATCGCTTTAACCCAAACAAACTCCTCGTTGATCCGTATGCCCGCGAGCTGGTTGGCGATATCGCATGGAATGAAGCGCACTTTGCCTATGACCTGCTGCATGAAGATAAAGACCTGACGTTTGACGCGCGCGACAGTGCGCCGTTTACGCCAAAATGCCGGGTTATCGATACCAATGCGTTCGACTGGCAGGATCAAAACCGCCCGGACATCGCGTGGCCGAAAGCGGTGATTTATGAAACCCACGTGAAAGGTTTTACCCAGCTTAACCCAGCAATCCCGCAGGATTTGCGTGGCACATTTGAAGGGATGGGGCACAAGGCGACCGTCGATTACATCAAAAGTCTGGGCATCACGTCCGTCGAGCTGTTGCCAGTGCACTGGTTCCCGGACGATCAACATTTGCTGGATAAAGGCCTGCATAATTTTTGGGGTTACAACACGCTCGGTTTCTTTGCCCCGGCCTCGCGTTATTACGGTCCGCGCGGGATTCAGGGCTTCCGCGATATGGTACGTGCCTTTCATGACGCCGGTATCGAAGTGATCCTCGATGTGGTTTATAACCACACGGCAGAAGGCAACGAGCTGGGGCCGACGCTCTCGTTTAAAGGCATCGACAACTTTTCCTACTACCGCACGTTGCCAGATCAACACCGTTATTACATCAATGACACCGGCACAGGGAACACCGTCAATACGTCGCACCCGCGGGTGTTGCAGATGATCATGGATTCCCTGCGTTACTGGGCGGAATCGATGCATATCGACGGTTTTCGCTTCGATTTGGGCACCATCCTTGGACGCGAACCGCAAGGGTTTGATCAGCGCGGCGGTTTCTTTGATGCGATGACGCAGGACCCGGTGCTGTCGAAACTGAAGCTGATTGGCGAGCCGTGGGATATCGGCCCCGGCGGTTACCAGGTCGGCGGCTTCCCGCCGGGTTGGGCGGAATGGAATGACAAATACCGCGATACGCTGCGCGAATACTGGAAGGGCGACAATGTGTCGACGGATTTCGCCGCGCGGTTGCTCGGTTCCGGCGACCTCTACGACCAGCGTGGGCGTCGCCCGTGGGCCAGCGTCAACTTCATCACCGCACATGACGGTTTCACGCTCAACGATCTGGTTTCGTACAACGACAAGCATAACGACGCCAACGGCGAAGATAACAATGACGGCCATAACGACAACCGCTCCTATAACTACGGCGCGGAAGGGCCAACCGAGGATGAAGGGATTAATGCCGTGCGCGATCGCCAGAAGCGCAACTTCCTCGCGACGCTGTTGTTCTCCCACGGCACGCCCATGTTGCTGGCGGGCGACGAGTTTGGGCGCAGCCAGATGGGCAACAATAATGGCTATTGTCAGGACAGCGAGATTTCGTGGATCCACTGGGACGCATTGCAGGGCGACGGCGAAGTGCTGCGGGAATTCACGCGTCAGGTGATTCAGCTTCGGGCGGAGCAGCCACTGTTACGCCGCGAGAACTGGCGCGACGGTATGGAGATCAAATGGTACAACGCCGGCGGTGGCGAGCAGCTTCCTGAACAGTGGGAAGAAGGGACGACGCTCGGCGTCTACATTGGACGTGCGGATCTGCAAGATGAACCGGGGATTTGGCATGACGTGTTGATGCTGTTCAACCCGTTCGAAGGCAATGTGCCGTTCCAGATCCCGCAATTTGGCGAGGGCGGATGGGTACTGGAACTGACAACCTCCGATACGGTGAAACGCGGCATTGTCATCACCAAAGAGAAAGATTTTGAATTAGAAGGCCGCAGTATCGCGCTGTTCCGCCGCCCCTGAATTCACCGCCGGGCAGACTCAGGCGCACAGGTTGCGCCTGATTTTTTCTTTTTTTAGCAATATTTCTCTCGCTGATTCGTCTACTTCATCACAGGCAATTATTCATTAAGCTGATGGAGTATAAAAAAGATGAGAGATTTCGATATGCGTGAACATCGTCATGGGTTCGGCCGCCACCGCATGGCTAAGCCGCTTATCATCGGCGTTGTGGTGTTTGTGGCGCTCGGCCTGGTGGTCATGTCGCTGTGGAATGCGCTGTTGCCCGCCATTCTGGGCGTGAAAAGCATTGGGTTCTGGCAGGCGCTGGGGATTTTAGTGCTGTCGCGCATTCTGTTTGGCGGGCTTGGTTTTCGGCCGGGAATGTTCAGCGGCGCGCACCGGCGCATGCATGAACGCTGGATGCAGATGACGCCAGAACAGCGTGAAGCTTTTGTCCAGCAGCGCCGTGACGGGTTCCGCCATCACGGACATTGCGGCTGGCATGGGCGTCGGGATCCGCGTCAACAACCCGACGATAACGGCACGACTTCAGGTGAAGCAGATGAAAATCGCCATGGCGGCTGAGTCGCGGCTGATATCTGCAATCAGCGCTTGTCGATCCCGGCTGAGCGCGTTTATCCGCGGTCGTTCAGCGCCCAGCGATGACGCCGAAGACATCTTGCAGGAAGTGACGTATCAGTTGATGAAAGTGGAACAGCCGGTGGAGAACGTCGCCGCCTGGCTGTTTCGCGCCGCGCGGA
Coding sequences:
- the glgX gene encoding glycogen debranching protein GlgX: MSNDKPFHITAGHGQQLGANFDGEGVNFALFSAHAERVELCLYDPSGQQEIARLELPENTHEIWHGYVPGLQPGALYGYRVHGPFDPENGHRFNPNKLLVDPYARELVGDIAWNEAHFAYDLLHEDKDLTFDARDSAPFTPKCRVIDTNAFDWQDQNRPDIAWPKAVIYETHVKGFTQLNPAIPQDLRGTFEGMGHKATVDYIKSLGITSVELLPVHWFPDDQHLLDKGLHNFWGYNTLGFFAPASRYYGPRGIQGFRDMVRAFHDAGIEVILDVVYNHTAEGNELGPTLSFKGIDNFSYYRTLPDQHRYYINDTGTGNTVNTSHPRVLQMIMDSLRYWAESMHIDGFRFDLGTILGREPQGFDQRGGFFDAMTQDPVLSKLKLIGEPWDIGPGGYQVGGFPPGWAEWNDKYRDTLREYWKGDNVSTDFAARLLGSGDLYDQRGRRPWASVNFITAHDGFTLNDLVSYNDKHNDANGEDNNDGHNDNRSYNYGAEGPTEDEGINAVRDRQKRNFLATLLFSHGTPMLLAGDEFGRSQMGNNNGYCQDSEISWIHWDALQGDGEVLREFTRQVIQLRAEQPLLRRENWRDGMEIKWYNAGGGEQLPEQWEEGTTLGVYIGRADLQDEPGIWHDVLMLFNPFEGNVPFQIPQFGEGGWVLELTTSDTVKRGIVITKEKDFELEGRSIALFRRP